The Trichosurus vulpecula isolate mTriVul1 chromosome 3, mTriVul1.pri, whole genome shotgun sequence genome includes a window with the following:
- the LOC118844012 gene encoding retinol dehydrogenase 14-like, with amino-acid sequence MALLYSAVLAAALGGGLWLAARRYLRPLSGVAAGVMRGKTVIVTGANTGLGRATAAELLRRGARVILACRDRGRAEQAAAELLREQEQARAQAQVPPAAEGGPAGELIVKELDLASLRSVRAFCQEVLQEEPRLDVLINNAGVFRCPYMKTEDGFEMQFGVNHLGHFLLTNLLLDRLKESAPSRIVVVSSKLYKYGEINFEDLNSELKYNKSFCYSQSKLANILFTRELARRLEGTNVTVNVLHPGIVRTDLGRHINIPLLAKPLFNLASWAFLKTPEEGAQTSVYLASSPEVEGVSGKYFGDCKEEDLLPKAMDDSVARKLWDISEAMVGIMK; translated from the exons ATGGCGCTGCTGTACTCGGCTGTGCTGGCGGCAGCCCTAGGCGGAGGACTGTGGCTGGCGGCGCGCCGCTACCTGAGGCCCTTGAGTGGGGTCGCGGCCGGCGTCATGCGCGGCAAGACGGTCATCGTGACTGGCGCCAACACGGGCCTGGGCCGGGCCACGGCGGCCGAGCTGCTGCGCCGGGGGGCCCGCGTCATCCTCGCCTGCCGTGACCGGGGGCGCGCCGAGCAGGCCGCTGCGGAGCTCCTccgggagcaggagcaggcccggGCCCAGGCCCAGGTGCCGCCCGCAGCTGAAGGGGGCCCCGCCGGTGAGCTGATCGTTAAGGAGCTGGACCTGGCGTCGCTGCGCTCCGTGCGCGCCTTCTGTCAAGAGGTGCTGCAG GAGGAGCCCCGACTGGATGTCTTGATCAATAATGCAGGGGTCTTCCGTTGCCCATACATGAAGACAGAAGATGGCTTTGAGATGCAGTTTGGGGTGAATCACCTGGGCCACTTCTTGCTTACTAACCTGCTTCTTGACCGCCTTAAAGAATCGGCCCCCAGCAGGATTGTGGTGGTTTCTTCCAAACTTTACAAATATGGAGAAATCAACTTTGAAGATTTGAATAGTGagctaaaatataataaaagtttCTGTTATAGTCAGAGCAAGTTGGCAAATATTCTCTTTACCAGAGAATTAGCCCGCCGCCTAGAAGGCACAAATGTAACTGTAAATGTGCTTCATCCTGGGATTGTCCGAACCGATCTGGGGAGGCATATAAACATACCCCTACTGGCCAAGCCACTTTTCAATCTAGCGTCATGGGCCTTTCTCAAAACCCCTGAAGAAGGAGCTCAAACCTCAGTCTACCTGGCCTCATCCCCAGAAGTAGAGGGTGTGTCAGGAAAGTACTTTGGAGATTGTAAAGAGGAGGACCTCCTGCCCAAAGCCATGGATGACTCTGTGGCAAGAAAACTGTGGGATATCAGTGAAGCAATGGTGGGCATAATGAAGTAG